Genomic segment of Methanobacteriaceae archaeon:
TAAAACCCGAGAAAACAGTGAAGCTCAGAGGTACATGGAAATACACAACATAGATATTAGTAACTTGGATGTTTACCACATAATAATTAACACTCACGCCTTTAAGGCTGATAGCGTCGCACAAATCATATTAAAAGTAACTGAGGTGATTTAATGCCAGCAATAGAAGTTGGAAGAATTTGTATGAAAATCTCCGGAAGAGAAGCCGGAGAAAAATGTGTAATAGTCGAGATTATAGATGATAAATTTGTAGAAGTAGTGGGAAGTGCTGTGAAAAATCGCAGATGCAACATCAAACACTTGGAACCAACTCAACAGGTAATAGAAATAACAAGTGATGACCCAGAAACCATCATCAAGGATCTGGAAGCAGCACTGGCTTAACAGCAATGACTTAAAACTAGTTGATTGCACCTTACTTGAACTTAAAACAAGTAAATGAAGTTTAGATTAAGATATAACCAAATTAAGTATAGGGTACAGTTTAGATAAAAATTTGGAATTTAAACTTAAAGACCAGTGAAGGTTCTCAAAATGACAGAACTCCTCCAGAAAGCCTACGGGGAAACAAACCCTGAATATGGTTCTTTTCCTGATGAGCGGCCCATAGAGGAGCACCTGTCCAAGGGGATCATCAATCTGGACAAACCCTCCGGGCCAACCTCCCATGAAATAGATTCCTGGGTGAAAAGGATTCTCCATGCACAGAAAACTGGTCACGGCGGTACCCTGGACCCCAGAGTAACTGGTGTACTTCCCATTGGAATCGACACTGCAACCAGAGCCATACAACTACTCCTGGAAGCACCCAAAGAATACGTTTGCCTCATACATCTGCATGAAAACGTGGATGAGGCAAAGATAAGGGATATTCTAGGGGAATTCACTGGTAAAATATTCCAAACACCACCCATGCGTTCTGCAGTAAAACGAGAACTGCGGGTACGCACCATTTATTACGTTAACATTCTGGAAATCGATGGACAGGATGCCCTCTTTAAAATTGGCTGCCAAGCAGGCACTTACATCAGGAAGTACTGTCACGACATAGGTGAAGCATTAGGATGCGGAGCCCACATGGCAGAACTTCGCCGAACAAGGGTAGGAAACTTTAAAGAGGATGAAACCCTCAAAACACTCCAGGATCTTACTGATGCCTACCACTACTGGAAGGAAGATGGGAATGAAGCTCCACTCAGGGAATGCGTACTCCCCATGGAACAATCAGCCAGCCACCTTAAAAAGATAGTGGTTCGCGATTCAGCTGTAGATGCACTGTGCCACGGTGCAGACCTGGCTTCTGGAGGAATACTACAGTACTCAGAGGGTATTAAAAAGAACGAAACTGTGGCTGTTTTAAGTCTAAAAGGTGAACTGGTTGCATCTGGCAGGGCACTGGCCAACAGTTCTGAAATAGAGCGGGCAGAGAAAGGTATTATGGTGGATATAAAAAAGGTTTTTATGGAACCTGGCACATATCCCATGATGTGGAAGTAAAAAAAAACTACTCTTTGTCCTGCACTTTCACCTAAATAGTGTCTCTAGAAAAATCTTAAACTTTATACTCTAAGACTCTAAGATAATCTATACTCTAAGACTTTAAGATAACTCTAAACTCTAAGACTCTAAGATAAATCAAATATATATCAACTAGCATACCCATCTCACCTGGATGAAAGATTCTGGATTGAGATTGTGGAAAGATTGTGGATAAATACCAGAAAATCCAATACATATTTAAGTGAATAATATCATATTTATCTAAATATTCTAAATGTTTAGGAGATCGTGGAACAATTTGAGTATAATAATTTGAGCATAAAATACTTGAATTTTTTCTAAATACACTTGCATTTTAAATCAGAATAGAATGTTTAATATCATGCCGGGATAGTCTAGCCTGGTAAGGCGCAAGACTGGAAATCTTGTGGAGCTTTGCTCCGCCTGGGTTCAAATCCCAGTCCCGGCGTTCACCAAAAAACCAGAAACTGGTTTTATGTGTCAAACAAGCAGCGGATAAATCAATTAAAATAATTGAATCATAATTG
This window contains:
- a CDS encoding 50S ribosomal protein L14e; the encoded protein is MPAIEVGRICMKISGREAGEKCVIVEIIDDKFVEVVGSAVKNRRCNIKHLEPTQQVIEITSDDPETIIKDLEAALA
- a CDS encoding RNA-guided pseudouridylation complex pseudouridine synthase subunit Cbf5, with protein sequence MTELLQKAYGETNPEYGSFPDERPIEEHLSKGIINLDKPSGPTSHEIDSWVKRILHAQKTGHGGTLDPRVTGVLPIGIDTATRAIQLLLEAPKEYVCLIHLHENVDEAKIRDILGEFTGKIFQTPPMRSAVKRELRVRTIYYVNILEIDGQDALFKIGCQAGTYIRKYCHDIGEALGCGAHMAELRRTRVGNFKEDETLKTLQDLTDAYHYWKEDGNEAPLRECVLPMEQSASHLKKIVVRDSAVDALCHGADLASGGILQYSEGIKKNETVAVLSLKGELVASGRALANSSEIERAEKGIMVDIKKVFMEPGTYPMMWK